From Synoicihabitans lomoniglobus, the proteins below share one genomic window:
- a CDS encoding TonB-dependent receptor plug domain-containing protein codes for MNVSPANRPHRIRHRLSRLAVCFVLAPLVALAQLTDFTAFSLEELSLVRISTLGRKQTALHDTPAAVYIVTGDDIHRTAALDFADALRMVPGLQVARINSFDYAITMRGFNDSTSNKLLVQMDGRSLYSTTASGTYWNYHELIMEDIERIEVLRGPGASLWGANAMNGVINIVSKDSQHTLGSMVAVAMGDELDTSVAVRHGWQAAEDVTARLYAKYQQHDSYGVNTGPAADGWNNQLVGTRVDWNKAGAGELTVIGEWRQTELSNRTLLPAFVPPYATLVPDEKRVTGGNFSAHYEQPVWDEGVLSLLGTYESYRSSEVTSEERRDTFSFDLQLTLPLGEKHEIIAGATYREDRDDLMGSEWITFSPESATTRFTGVFLQDEIELVPHRLRLTAGAKMERNSFSGWEFQPSLRAIWTPSEIHRFWAGISHAARTPTRTERGVDWLAAVVPPSAIVPYPVALYAAGGRTFDSEHVDAFELGYRFQPSVRLAFEVSLFHNEYQKLRGLEERPVQFLPTPAPHLGYEFAANNLIEGATKGGELSVRWEPNSQWILDGSVALLDYDLVSLSPVPGYIDPTISGLEGSSPRHETKLRIGWMPHDQWSFDLMARYVDGLEEHSTPAYGTVDVRIAWHPHPDWEFELVGRDINDDQHAESGGFFIQTAAQQISRSAFLRVTFRR; via the coding sequence ATGAACGTTTCTCCCGCCAATCGGCCCCACCGCATTCGGCACCGCCTGTCCCGTCTGGCGGTTTGCTTCGTGCTGGCCCCGTTGGTGGCGCTCGCCCAACTCACCGATTTCACTGCGTTCAGCTTGGAGGAGTTGTCCCTGGTGCGCATTTCCACCCTCGGTCGTAAACAGACTGCCCTGCACGATACCCCCGCCGCTGTCTACATCGTGACCGGCGACGATATTCACCGCACCGCCGCGCTCGATTTCGCCGATGCCCTCCGCATGGTTCCCGGGCTGCAGGTTGCCCGGATCAATTCGTTCGACTACGCCATCACGATGCGGGGGTTCAACGACTCCACGTCGAACAAACTCCTCGTGCAGATGGATGGCCGTTCGCTCTACAGCACAACGGCCAGCGGCACCTATTGGAACTACCATGAACTCATCATGGAGGATATCGAACGCATCGAGGTCCTGCGGGGACCCGGAGCCTCACTGTGGGGCGCCAACGCCATGAACGGCGTGATCAACATCGTGTCCAAGGACTCCCAACACACCCTCGGCTCCATGGTCGCCGTGGCGATGGGGGATGAACTGGACACTTCAGTGGCGGTCCGCCATGGCTGGCAAGCCGCCGAGGACGTGACGGCACGGCTCTACGCCAAGTATCAGCAGCATGACTCCTATGGCGTGAACACCGGTCCGGCCGCCGACGGTTGGAACAACCAGCTGGTCGGCACCCGGGTTGACTGGAACAAAGCCGGCGCCGGCGAGCTCACCGTCATCGGCGAGTGGCGCCAAACGGAATTGTCCAACCGCACCCTCCTGCCTGCTTTCGTGCCCCCCTACGCCACCCTCGTGCCCGACGAGAAACGGGTCACCGGCGGCAATTTTTCCGCTCATTACGAACAGCCCGTCTGGGACGAAGGCGTGCTTTCGCTGCTCGGAACCTACGAAAGCTATCGATCGTCCGAGGTGACCTCCGAGGAGCGCCGCGACACCTTCAGCTTCGACCTGCAACTTACCCTGCCACTCGGCGAAAAACACGAGATCATCGCCGGCGCGACCTATCGTGAGGACCGCGACGACCTTATGGGCAGCGAATGGATCACCTTCTCGCCCGAGTCAGCCACCACCCGTTTCACCGGGGTGTTCCTGCAGGACGAAATCGAGTTGGTGCCACACCGGCTGCGACTCACGGCGGGCGCAAAAATGGAACGCAATTCCTTTTCCGGATGGGAGTTTCAACCCTCGCTGCGCGCCATCTGGACGCCGTCGGAAATCCATCGGTTCTGGGCGGGCATTTCCCACGCGGCCCGCACCCCCACCCGCACCGAACGCGGCGTGGACTGGCTCGCCGCGGTGGTGCCGCCATCGGCTATCGTCCCGTATCCGGTTGCTCTATACGCAGCCGGCGGGCGCACCTTCGACTCCGAACACGTGGATGCATTCGAACTCGGCTACCGGTTTCAACCCAGCGTGAGACTCGCCTTCGAGGTCTCCCTGTTTCACAACGAATATCAAAAACTTCGGGGGTTGGAGGAGCGGCCGGTTCAATTCCTGCCGACGCCCGCGCCCCACCTCGGCTACGAATTCGCCGCCAACAACCTCATCGAGGGTGCCACCAAGGGCGGGGAGCTTTCCGTCCGCTGGGAACCCAACTCCCAATGGATCCTGGATGGCTCCGTCGCGCTGCTCGACTACGATCTCGTATCGCTGTCCCCGGTGCCGGGCTACATCGATCCGACCATTTCAGGCCTGGAGGGTTCGAGCCCCCGTCATGAGACCAAACTTCGCATCGGCTGGATGCCCCATGACCAATGGTCGTTTGATCTCATGGCTCGTTATGTCGACGGCCTCGAGGAGCACTCCACCCCGGCCTATGGCACGGTGGATGTGCGGATAGCCTGGCATCCGCATCCCGATTGGGAATTCGAACTCGTGGGTCGGGATATCAACGATGATCAACACGCCGAGTCGGGGGGCTTTTTCATCCAAACCGCTGCGCAGCAGATCTCTCGCAGCGCATTTTTGCGGGTCACTTTTCGTCGCTAA
- a CDS encoding YfiR family protein, translating into MTDESAVPFLTTYPSRLRRLAHRALLVLSLGLASPLSAAELPFEYQLKAGFLFNFARFVEWPAGTLPEDTPLRLGVIASAEIVEGITEAFHGKLVGGHAIQVELMTMEEAKKSPPHMLFVQRGEVFDFGSELSQSPVLIIGETPGFAASGGTIGFVFRGDRLRFQVNIAAASQASLQLSSQLANYAEIVRSR; encoded by the coding sequence ATGACCGACGAATCCGCAGTCCCCTTCCTCACCACGTATCCGTCCCGCCTGCGACGACTGGCGCACCGGGCGCTGTTGGTGCTTTCGCTGGGCTTGGCCAGCCCCTTGTCCGCCGCCGAGCTGCCGTTTGAGTATCAACTCAAGGCCGGTTTTCTATTCAACTTCGCCCGCTTCGTCGAGTGGCCCGCGGGGACTTTGCCCGAGGACACGCCCTTGCGGCTGGGTGTAATCGCATCCGCGGAAATCGTGGAGGGCATCACCGAGGCATTCCACGGCAAACTGGTCGGAGGGCACGCCATTCAAGTCGAGCTCATGACCATGGAAGAGGCGAAAAAATCACCCCCTCACATGCTGTTCGTGCAACGCGGCGAGGTATTTGATTTTGGATCCGAGCTGTCGCAGTCACCGGTCTTGATCATCGGGGAGACGCCCGGGTTTGCCGCTTCCGGCGGCACCATCGGGTTTGTCTTTCGCGGCGACCGTTTGCGTTTCCAGGTTAATATCGCCGCCGCTTCTCAAGCCAGTTTGCAACTCAGCAGTCAGTTGGCCAACTACGCGGAGATTGTTCGTTCGCGCTGA
- a CDS encoding ATP-binding protein yields MSGFIYNRLKSRLRNAPLRSKLTFTVQLTGIGTILFAGISLFAYQAYQLREQFSFELSTLTRMLANYSVAPVSFEDTRGMTDVLSGLASREDVRFAALRDTSGKVLAQIGETTLDLADSSATSGAIFDGWWVICREPLVPHDETEPIGELVIGASFQPLFFDALLKFIPALLVLAGLCAIGMVVLTRVSVRIVLGGLDQLSASVSRIASTSDYNVRAAVFSEDEVGQLTTTFNGMLDKLQTSDQEIRASNHSLATEITERKRLERALVESSRLAGMAEVATSVLHNVGNVLNSVNVSTLLLRDRLESSKLKSLQRTTELMAPHLDEPGPFFSSDPRGRLVPKFITEITRELAKERSDLLTEIQSLVGNVEHIKEIVTTQQSYSRTAGVSEKINPQELIEDAIRINQPSMDRHSVTVSREEVSDVTLLADRHKVLQILVNLVSNAVHAVKQGELEFRRFEIRMTVEDDTLSIVVRDHGVGIKPEDLTRIFRHGFTTRPDGHGFGLHSGAIAARELGGSLDVASDGLGQGASFTLTIPLVTPPPTPVRLTNSPFSARP; encoded by the coding sequence ATGTCCGGCTTTATCTACAACCGACTGAAGTCCCGCCTGCGCAACGCCCCGCTACGCAGCAAGCTCACCTTCACGGTGCAGCTCACCGGCATCGGCACGATCCTCTTCGCGGGCATCTCGTTGTTCGCGTATCAGGCTTATCAACTGCGCGAACAGTTCTCATTCGAACTCAGCACGCTCACCCGGATGCTGGCCAACTACTCCGTGGCCCCGGTGTCGTTCGAGGATACCCGCGGTATGACCGACGTTTTGTCCGGCTTGGCTTCGAGGGAGGATGTGCGCTTTGCCGCGTTGCGCGATACCTCGGGCAAAGTGCTGGCGCAGATCGGGGAAACCACCCTTGACCTCGCCGATTCGTCCGCCACCTCCGGCGCAATTTTTGACGGGTGGTGGGTGATCTGCCGGGAACCGCTCGTGCCCCACGACGAAACCGAACCCATTGGCGAACTCGTCATTGGCGCCAGTTTCCAACCCCTGTTTTTCGACGCGCTGCTCAAATTCATTCCCGCCTTGCTGGTCCTCGCCGGCCTGTGCGCGATCGGCATGGTGGTATTGACCCGGGTTTCCGTGCGCATCGTATTGGGCGGTCTCGACCAACTTTCCGCGAGTGTCAGTCGGATCGCATCGACATCAGACTACAACGTCCGCGCCGCCGTCTTCAGCGAGGACGAGGTGGGCCAGCTCACCACCACCTTCAACGGGATGTTGGACAAGCTGCAGACCAGCGACCAGGAGATCCGTGCGTCCAATCACTCGCTCGCCACCGAGATCACCGAACGCAAACGTCTCGAACGCGCCTTGGTTGAGTCCTCCCGCCTCGCCGGCATGGCCGAAGTCGCCACCAGCGTTCTGCACAATGTCGGAAATGTGCTCAACAGCGTGAACGTTTCGACCCTGCTGCTGCGCGATCGATTGGAATCCTCCAAACTCAAGAGCCTGCAACGCACCACGGAATTGATGGCCCCCCACCTCGATGAGCCGGGACCGTTCTTCAGTTCCGATCCCCGGGGGCGGCTGGTCCCCAAGTTCATCACCGAAATCACCCGGGAACTCGCCAAGGAACGCTCCGACCTTTTGACCGAAATCCAGTCGCTCGTGGGCAACGTCGAGCACATCAAGGAAATCGTCACGACCCAGCAAAGCTACTCCCGCACGGCCGGCGTGAGTGAGAAAATCAATCCCCAGGAGCTGATCGAGGACGCGATACGCATCAATCAACCTTCGATGGATCGGCACTCCGTCACCGTCTCGCGGGAAGAAGTCTCGGACGTTACCCTGCTGGCTGATCGCCACAAAGTCCTGCAAATCCTCGTCAATCTCGTGAGCAACGCGGTGCACGCGGTCAAACAGGGCGAACTTGAATTCCGCCGCTTTGAAATCCGCATGACCGTCGAGGATGACACGCTCTCGATCGTCGTCCGGGATCACGGCGTCGGCATCAAACCCGAGGACCTCACCCGCATATTCCGCCACGGGTTCACCACCCGCCCCGATGGCCACGGCTTCGGACTGCACAGCGGCGCGATCGCCGCCCGCGAACTCGGAGGTTCCCTTGACGTGGCCAGCGACGGTCTGGGCCAAGGCGCCAGCTTTACCCTGACCATCCCGCTGGTCACCCCTCCCCCGACTCCCGTTCGTCTGACCAATTCCCCTTTCTCCGCCCGGCCATGA
- a CDS encoding response regulator, translated as MIPSSSTASPWAQQNHRVLLVDDTPSIHEDFRKILMTATESTDFSDLENAVLGAADEPAAPPPDTFELAHAYQGEEALQMVQNSLDTDHPFAVAFVDMRMPPGWDGLETSKRLRECDPRIQIIICTAYSDHTWTRITEVLRPADNVLILKKPFDNIEALQLAHTLSTKWSLQRQVETRLDNLNTLARSRGDALAAAEQRFSAAFFGGARAYVIVSLPDGKVIQTNPAFNRLMGLTSPPADQKIEEVLGWHSGDKIQAALTQLSAGHTPDDFDIALPSGAGERRYLRLSGSPFIEAGLARCLFSIADISESRKLEQQLHRSQKMEAMGSLAAGIAHDFNNVLTVISGFTSVVQLDEQLSPTIRGQLDHVVNAAERAANLTRQLLVFSRRKTGDVTEFDPAATALGMKSMLNRLINESIQLNWHCPVGTCTIIADESGFEQVVMNLIVNARDAVIENGSIKIEIEPVEVQSAPRNKMAEPHQSGTYVRLKVADTGCGMSPEVISRIFEPFYTNKAPDQGTGLGLATVYGIVKRSHGWVNVTSEPDQGATFEVYFPMAGTNVVDSSAPLVPLTEVHDRNLRFLVVEDDPVVLDLLKFMLGHHRFELCLATDSPSALRQWQEQQGRFDVLLTDLVLPGGMNGRDLAETLRKDDPNIAVVIASGYDDNTVPSLALPVGPDPIFIAKPYNSASLLVAIESAVAANA; from the coding sequence ATGATACCGTCCTCCTCCACCGCATCCCCCTGGGCTCAACAAAACCACCGGGTCCTATTGGTCGACGATACCCCCAGCATTCATGAGGATTTTCGCAAGATTCTGATGACCGCCACCGAGTCGACTGATTTCTCCGACCTGGAGAATGCCGTGCTCGGGGCCGCCGACGAGCCCGCCGCCCCGCCGCCGGATACGTTCGAACTGGCGCACGCTTACCAGGGCGAAGAGGCCCTGCAGATGGTTCAAAACAGCTTGGACACCGACCATCCGTTTGCGGTGGCGTTCGTCGACATGCGCATGCCGCCGGGATGGGATGGCCTCGAAACGTCGAAACGGCTGCGGGAATGTGATCCCCGTATTCAGATCATAATTTGCACCGCCTACTCGGATCACACCTGGACCCGCATCACAGAGGTGCTGCGGCCGGCGGACAACGTGCTGATTCTCAAAAAGCCGTTCGACAATATCGAGGCCCTGCAGCTTGCCCACACTTTGTCGACCAAGTGGTCGCTTCAACGCCAGGTCGAAACTCGTCTCGACAACCTGAATACGCTGGCCCGCTCCCGGGGTGATGCCCTCGCCGCCGCGGAACAACGCTTCTCGGCCGCATTTTTCGGCGGTGCCCGGGCCTACGTCATCGTCAGCCTGCCTGACGGAAAAGTCATCCAGACCAATCCGGCGTTCAACCGTTTGATGGGGCTCACCTCGCCTCCCGCCGATCAGAAGATCGAGGAAGTCCTCGGTTGGCACAGCGGTGACAAGATCCAGGCCGCCTTGACTCAACTCAGTGCCGGACACACGCCCGACGACTTTGACATCGCCCTGCCCTCCGGAGCCGGGGAAAGACGCTATCTCCGACTTTCCGGGTCGCCTTTCATCGAAGCCGGCCTCGCCCGCTGCCTGTTCAGCATCGCCGATATCAGCGAGTCGCGTAAGCTCGAACAACAACTCCATCGCTCCCAGAAAATGGAGGCCATGGGCTCTTTGGCCGCCGGTATCGCCCACGACTTCAACAACGTGCTCACCGTGATTTCCGGCTTCACCTCCGTCGTGCAACTCGACGAGCAGCTCAGCCCGACCATTCGCGGTCAGCTGGACCATGTGGTCAACGCCGCCGAACGCGCCGCCAATCTCACCCGTCAACTCTTGGTCTTCAGCCGCCGCAAGACCGGCGATGTGACGGAGTTCGACCCCGCCGCCACCGCCCTCGGCATGAAGTCCATGCTCAACCGACTCATCAACGAGTCCATCCAGCTCAATTGGCACTGCCCGGTCGGCACCTGCACGATCATCGCCGACGAATCCGGGTTCGAACAGGTCGTGATGAACCTCATCGTAAACGCCCGCGACGCCGTGATCGAAAACGGCTCGATTAAAATCGAAATCGAACCCGTCGAGGTGCAATCCGCACCGCGGAACAAAATGGCCGAGCCCCATCAATCCGGAACCTACGTGCGCTTGAAAGTAGCCGACACCGGTTGCGGCATGTCGCCCGAAGTCATCAGTCGGATATTCGAACCCTTTTACACCAACAAAGCTCCCGACCAAGGCACGGGACTCGGTCTGGCCACGGTCTACGGCATCGTCAAACGCAGCCACGGCTGGGTCAACGTCACCAGCGAACCCGACCAGGGCGCGACCTTCGAAGTCTACTTCCCCATGGCTGGCACCAACGTGGTCGACTCCTCCGCCCCCTTGGTCCCATTGACCGAAGTCCATGACCGCAATCTACGTTTTCTCGTGGTCGAGGACGATCCCGTCGTGCTCGACCTTCTCAAATTCATGCTCGGGCATCACCGCTTCGAACTCTGTCTGGCCACCGACAGCCCCTCTGCGCTTCGGCAATGGCAGGAACAACAAGGCCGGTTCGACGTGCTCCTCACCGACCTCGTGCTCCCCGGCGGCATGAACGGTCGGGATCTCGCGGAAACCCTGCGAAAAGATGATCCGAACATCGCGGTGGTGATTGCGAGCGGCTACGACGACAACACCGTGCCCTCACTCGCTTTACCCGTGGGTCCGGACCCCATCTTCATCGCCAAGCCCTACAATTCCGCCAGCTTGTTGGTCGCCATCGAAAGCGCCGTCGCCGCCAACGCGTAA
- a CDS encoding RsmB/NOP family class I SAM-dependent RNA methyltransferase gives MPADKTHQRAAQILERTGPDLPADAVMREMFSTWKRGTPAEKRAVARAVFAHSRWQGWLDADDPMIKQIAAALTHQRQFDQDPESYRTDDLAAHAVPAWVHDQIDFTPAELRALQTEPVLWIRARSNHTLDTAKTLKPSEPAPAPADTTGFRYLGTDDLYRTPGFKKGHFEIQDLGSQLIGHACAPQPGETWWDTCCGEGGKTLHLADLMQGKGLIWASDRSNRRLARLKQRTARAEVFNYRAINWNGGEYPPTKTKFDGILIDAPCSGVGTWRRNPHARWTTSLTDVHELAVIQRQLLTNVANSLKPGGRLIYAVCTTTRSETTAVADAFTTAHPELEPLSLLDRGPQVFLKPAEWNANGMFLAGWKRASNQ, from the coding sequence ATGCCCGCCGACAAGACCCACCAACGCGCCGCCCAGATCCTTGAACGCACCGGCCCCGACCTTCCGGCCGATGCCGTCATGCGCGAGATGTTCTCGACGTGGAAACGAGGCACTCCGGCCGAAAAACGCGCCGTCGCCCGCGCCGTCTTCGCCCACTCCCGCTGGCAGGGGTGGCTCGATGCCGACGACCCGATGATCAAACAAATCGCCGCCGCCCTCACTCACCAGCGGCAGTTCGATCAGGACCCCGAAAGCTACCGCACCGACGATCTCGCCGCCCACGCCGTGCCCGCCTGGGTCCATGACCAGATCGACTTCACTCCGGCCGAACTTCGCGCGCTGCAAACCGAACCCGTCCTGTGGATCCGCGCCCGCTCCAACCACACGCTCGACACCGCCAAGACGCTCAAACCCAGCGAACCCGCCCCCGCGCCGGCCGATACCACTGGCTTCCGCTACCTCGGCACCGACGACCTCTACCGCACCCCGGGCTTCAAAAAAGGTCACTTCGAAATCCAGGACCTCGGTTCCCAACTCATCGGCCACGCCTGCGCCCCGCAACCCGGCGAGACCTGGTGGGACACCTGCTGCGGCGAAGGCGGCAAGACGCTGCACCTCGCCGATCTCATGCAGGGCAAGGGACTCATCTGGGCCAGCGACCGCTCCAACCGTCGCCTCGCCCGCCTCAAACAACGCACCGCCCGCGCGGAGGTGTTCAACTACCGCGCGATCAACTGGAACGGCGGAGAGTATCCGCCCACCAAGACCAAGTTCGACGGCATCCTCATCGACGCCCCCTGCAGCGGGGTCGGCACCTGGCGCCGCAACCCCCACGCTCGTTGGACCACGTCGCTCACCGACGTGCATGAACTCGCCGTCATCCAACGCCAGCTGCTCACCAACGTCGCCAACTCGCTCAAGCCCGGTGGCCGTCTCATTTACGCCGTCTGCACCACCACCCGCAGCGAAACCACCGCCGTCGCCGACGCCTTCACCACCGCCCACCCCGAGTTGGAACCCCTCTCCCTCCTCGACCGCGGCCCCCAAGTCTTCCTGAAACCCGCCGAATGGAACGCCAACGGCATGTTCCTCGCCGGCTGGAAACGAGCCTCCAACCAATGA
- a CDS encoding class I SAM-dependent methyltransferase encodes MPSSRPAKISPRHVRADFNDLRAVVHYTRAAHKLGLWHSEQAVFAEHLPQRKTARVLEAGCGAGRVSLGLWELGYQRIHAFDFAEELCAMAQSLFIEREVGEAITLFHADARKVASHPAIGDTRFDAALFMFNGLMQIPRRRNRRAALRSLRAVCRDGAPLIFTTHDREHSPNERKGWWREAKLWAANLQDPMLIEFGDRYFEDDVGRTFMHLPDREEILDDLKATGWTHHWDEMRRKIAKEPRAVKDFSDECRFWVAKA; translated from the coding sequence TTGCCTTCTTCTCGTCCTGCCAAGATTTCTCCGCGCCATGTGCGGGCCGATTTCAACGACCTGCGCGCAGTCGTCCACTACACCCGCGCCGCGCACAAGCTGGGACTGTGGCATTCCGAGCAGGCCGTATTCGCCGAACACCTACCGCAACGAAAGACCGCGCGCGTCCTCGAAGCGGGCTGCGGCGCCGGCCGTGTTTCGCTCGGCCTGTGGGAGCTCGGCTACCAGCGTATCCATGCCTTCGATTTCGCCGAGGAACTCTGTGCCATGGCCCAATCCCTCTTCATCGAACGCGAAGTCGGCGAGGCCATCACGCTCTTTCACGCCGATGCTCGCAAAGTCGCCTCACATCCGGCGATTGGCGATACCCGCTTCGATGCGGCGCTCTTCATGTTCAACGGGCTCATGCAAATCCCCCGCCGCCGCAACCGCCGCGCCGCCCTGCGTTCGCTCCGGGCGGTCTGCCGCGACGGCGCTCCGTTGATCTTCACCACCCATGATCGGGAGCACTCGCCCAACGAACGCAAAGGCTGGTGGCGCGAGGCCAAACTCTGGGCCGCCAACCTACAGGATCCGATGCTGATCGAGTTCGGCGATCGCTACTTCGAAGACGACGTGGGCCGCACCTTCATGCACCTGCCCGATCGCGAGGAAATTTTGGATGATCTCAAGGCGACCGGCTGGACGCACCATTGGGATGAGATGCGCCGCAAGATCGCCAAGGAACCCCGTGCCGTGAAGGACTTCTCCGATGAATGCCGCTTCTGGGTGGCGAAAGCGTAG
- a CDS encoding thioredoxin family protein produces MIHRLLLLNTVLAIGLTAAEYPKMGPDIYDTTADAQVDIAAALTTARAEGKHVMLDFGANWCVWCHRLHQLFTKDDTVATALDQNFVVVMVDVNKRNGPARNAATVARYNDPTQHGLPVLVVLDADGKILTTQETGALEAGPAHDPTKVMAFLRQWGPGR; encoded by the coding sequence ATGATCCACCGCCTCCTTCTCCTAAATACCGTGCTAGCCATCGGGCTGACGGCGGCCGAATACCCTAAAATGGGGCCGGATATCTACGACACCACCGCCGACGCTCAGGTCGACATAGCCGCCGCCCTCACCACGGCCCGCGCCGAGGGCAAACACGTCATGCTCGATTTTGGGGCCAACTGGTGCGTGTGGTGTCACCGGTTGCACCAACTCTTTACGAAGGACGACACCGTCGCCACTGCCCTCGATCAGAACTTCGTCGTCGTCATGGTCGATGTGAACAAACGCAACGGCCCCGCCCGCAACGCGGCCACCGTCGCCCGCTACAACGATCCCACGCAACACGGATTGCCGGTGCTCGTGGTCCTCGATGCTGATGGGAAAATACTCACCACCCAGGAAACCGGCGCCCTGGAAGCAGGCCCGGCCCACGATCCCACCAAGGTCATGGCGTTTCTCCGTCAATGGGGTCCGGGGCGTTAA
- a CDS encoding cytochrome C assembly family protein → MQFDDRTWLWIAAACYLIGFAAGTLALLQERKHSRAFMYVIVSAGFTLQTFGLYLRGLEVKGCPLGNTFELFQFTAWSATALYLIVGATFRLSLLGYFTALMSAALTTLSLAIGPWDATRRVNVFGDNPWIEFHAAIALFSYGVFALLALTSGMYLLRHYSLKHKHLNGFFAFLPAIRELDTISRRLLAVGVSLLAASLAVGAMYWLPHTETVNAAKLITTLGVWIAYLVAWLLRRSDKLFGKRLAWTCIVLFIAALISIAPVNSSRHTPEAPAPLRTVQP, encoded by the coding sequence ATGCAATTTGACGACCGCACCTGGCTTTGGATCGCCGCCGCCTGCTACCTGATCGGGTTCGCGGCCGGCACCCTTGCGCTCCTCCAAGAGCGCAAGCATTCGCGCGCGTTCATGTATGTGATCGTGTCCGCCGGTTTCACGTTGCAGACGTTCGGGCTGTATCTGCGGGGTTTGGAGGTTAAGGGCTGCCCGCTCGGCAATACGTTCGAGTTGTTTCAATTCACCGCGTGGTCCGCCACGGCGCTCTACCTGATCGTCGGGGCCACCTTTCGTTTGAGTCTGCTGGGATACTTCACCGCGCTCATGTCGGCCGCGCTGACCACCCTCTCTCTTGCCATCGGTCCCTGGGACGCCACCCGCCGCGTCAACGTTTTCGGCGATAACCCCTGGATCGAGTTTCACGCCGCCATCGCATTGTTCAGCTACGGCGTGTTCGCCCTGCTCGCCCTCACTTCGGGCATGTATCTCCTGCGTCATTACAGTCTGAAGCACAAACACCTCAACGGGTTCTTCGCGTTCCTGCCGGCCATTCGCGAACTCGATACCATCAGCCGACGACTACTCGCGGTCGGCGTCAGCCTGCTCGCCGCTTCCCTGGCCGTCGGCGCGATGTATTGGCTGCCGCACACCGAAACCGTCAACGCCGCCAAGCTCATCACCACCCTCGGCGTGTGGATCGCTTATCTCGTCGCATGGCTGTTGCGGCGCTCCGACAAATTGTTCGGCAAACGATTGGCGTGGACCTGCATCGTGCTGTTCATCGCGGCCCTCATCTCGATCGCTCCCGTCAATTCCAGTCGCCACACCCCGGAGGCTCCGGCCCCCCTCCGCACTGTCCAGCCGTGA
- the hemA gene encoding glutamyl-tRNA reductase, translating to MNTPGPMLFVVGANHHTTPLEWREKLALGPDILPTFRQTISRLEGLRECAILNTCNRVEIYGVAESATTIDALVSAFCHQQGIARADFDRVRATARADAAIRHLVKVSSGLDSQMLGENEIFGQVKDAYRAAQTAHTTGPVLNRVFQKAFQAAKYVRTHTAISEGQISTANVSVELAQTIFGDLGDARVLFVGAGEIGEKTARAFQNRGARHLTVASRTMERAMTLATSMGASALPFDQVEAQLADFDIVACATAAPGAILSHAVIKRAMRARQAAPLFLIDLALPRDIAPEAAEIENVYLYNLDDLAKITEENRLARVAEVDKAETIVRERTESLWETIALHVPGRE from the coding sequence GTGAACACGCCGGGACCGATGCTATTCGTCGTGGGGGCCAATCACCACACGACGCCCCTGGAATGGCGCGAAAAACTCGCGCTCGGACCAGACATTCTGCCGACCTTCCGTCAGACCATCAGCCGACTGGAAGGGCTGCGCGAGTGCGCGATTCTCAACACGTGCAACCGGGTTGAAATTTACGGCGTGGCCGAGTCCGCGACCACGATCGACGCGCTGGTGAGCGCCTTTTGCCATCAACAAGGCATCGCCCGGGCGGACTTCGACCGGGTGCGCGCCACCGCCCGGGCCGATGCGGCCATCCGGCACTTGGTCAAGGTATCATCGGGGCTTGATTCGCAAATGCTCGGGGAGAACGAAATCTTCGGGCAAGTCAAAGACGCCTACCGCGCCGCGCAGACCGCCCACACCACCGGGCCCGTCCTGAACCGCGTTTTCCAAAAAGCGTTTCAAGCCGCCAAATACGTGCGCACGCACACCGCCATCAGCGAAGGGCAGATCAGCACGGCCAATGTTTCGGTGGAGTTGGCCCAAACCATTTTTGGCGACCTCGGGGATGCGCGCGTATTGTTCGTCGGCGCGGGAGAGATCGGTGAAAAAACCGCCCGGGCCTTCCAAAATCGCGGCGCCCGTCATCTCACCGTCGCCAGTCGCACGATGGAACGCGCCATGACTCTCGCCACGAGCATGGGCGCCAGCGCCCTCCCGTTTGATCAAGTGGAGGCCCAGTTGGCGGATTTCGACATCGTGGCCTGCGCCACCGCCGCCCCCGGCGCGATTCTCAGCCATGCCGTCATCAAACGGGCCATGCGCGCCCGCCAAGCCGCCCCGCTGTTTCTCATCGATCTGGCTCTCCCCCGGGACATCGCCCCCGAGGCGGCCGAAATCGAGAACGTCTATCTCTACAACCTGGATGACCTCGCCAAGATCACCGAAGAGAATCGACTGGCTCGCGTGGCCGAAGTGGACAAAGCGGAAACCATCGTGCGGGAGCGGACCGAGTCGCTTTGGGAAACCATCGCATTACACGTCCCCGGACGCGAATAG